The nucleotide window CTTTTTGTTCCATTCTCTTGATGGATTCTTTGATCTCTTCAAACTTCTTATCTGCAATAGCTTCCCATTCACTACTATTCTTTGGTTCTTGCTCCGACATATTTATCACCAATTAAGTATTGTCATCGCACTGATATTAATTTTGCTGAAAAGGTGAGAACTTTTGAAGATAGACCCCAGGTGTGCCCACTGTCTGCTCATGAGGGTGCATTATGAGGCCGAATTAAGTACAGATGATCCTGAAACCATAGGCAAAGCCGTAATAGCAGGACTGGATGCACTGCATCGCACCTTCAAACCCGGTGAGCTGGCGGCAAGGATATCAACAGCAGTCCACCGTCAGGCCTATAAGGCACTTGACGACCCTGATCCATACCTGGAGATAAAACTGCTGAGTAGAGGGATTGCGATTGATCTGATGCCCCTGGCCCGCTCAATAGTTGGAGATGAAATTTCAATTGATGCCTTCCACAGGGCAGTGGTAGTAGCAACTATTGGTAATTCACTGGATTTTGGTGTGGAAGGTTTTGATGTCAAGGAAGAAATATTCGAAGAAGAGTTCAGACGGTTGTACAGCCAGGGTCTGGATGTTGACGACACTGAAAAAATGATGCCGCTTTTGAATGATGTGGTTTATATTGCTGACAATGCCGGTGAGATTCTGCTTGATACACTGGTAATAAATCAGATTAAAGGACTGGGTGGAAAAGTAACTCTGGTGGTGAGAGGTGCGCCTATGCTCAATGATGCCACAATGGAAGATATCGAGGAACACGATATCGAAGCAGACAGGGTGCTAACTACAGGT belongs to Methanosarcinales archaeon and includes:
- a CDS encoding DUF89 family protein encodes the protein MKIDPRCAHCLLMRVHYEAELSTDDPETIGKAVIAGLDALHRTFKPGELAARISTAVHRQAYKALDDPDPYLEIKLLSRGIAIDLMPLARSIVGDEISIDAFHRAVVVATIGNSLDFGVEGFDVKEEIFEEEFRRLYSQGLDVDDTEKMMPLLNDVVYIADNAGEILLDTLVINQIKGLGGKVTLVVRGAPMLNDATMEDIEEHDIEADRVLTTGSNAIGVCLEEAPPELVEAFGRASLIISKGMANYETMSEYGYYPIAYMLRTKCRAVADDLGLDTGLLVARALKHKREREQPRHWRN